The Clupea harengus chromosome 26, Ch_v2.0.2, whole genome shotgun sequence region TCTATGCTATGGCTAACCCTATGGGAATCAGATATCTATGCTATGGCTAACCCTATGGGAATCAGATATGTAGGCTATGGCTAACCCTATGGGAATCAGATATGTAGGCTATGGCTAACCCTATGGGAATCAGAGAGGAGAAGTATAGTACTCTATTTGTGTCCTTTATTGGTCGcacacaattacatacacaTCCTGCAAAGCCTgagtagtgtgtttgtgagtgtgtggatatgAATAAATGTGTTCCTTACTtttaaggtgtgtttgtgtgtgtgtgtgtgtgggtgtgtgtgtgtgtatgtgtgttgatatgAATAAATGTGTTCCGTACTGttaaagagtgtatgtgtgtgtctgtgcgtgtgtgtatatgcgtgttagtatgaaaaaatgtgtttcttactgttaaagagtgtgtgtgtgtgtgtgtgtgtgtgtgtgtgtgtgtgtatgcgtaatagtatgaatacatttgttcCTTActgttaaagagtgtgtgttagtgtgtgtatgcataataGTATGAACAAATGCGTTCCTTActgttaaagagtgtgtgtgtgtgtgtgtgtgtgtgtgtgtgtgtgtgtgttgatatgaataaatgtattcCGTActgttaaagagtgtgtgtgtgtgtgtgtgtgtgtgtgtgtgtgtgtgtgtatgtgtgttgatatgAATAAATATTTTCCGTActgttaaagagtgtgtgtgtatatgtgtgtgtgtgtatgtgtgttgatatgAATAAATGCGTTCCTTactgttaaagtgtgtgtgtgtgtgtgtgtgtatgtgtgttgatatgAATAAATGTGTTCCGTACTGTTAAAgattgtgcgtgtctgtgtgtgtctctgtgtttgtgcgtgtatattaaagagtgtgtgtgtgtgtgtgtgtgtgtgtatgtgtgtgtgtatgtgtgtttgtgcatgcgtgtatattaaagagtgtgtgtgtgtgtgtgtgtgtgtgtgtgtatgtgtgtctgtgcatgcgtgtatattaaagagtgtgtgtgtgtgtgtgtgtgtgtgtgtgtgtgtgtgtatgtgtgtttgtgcatgcgtgtatattaaagagtgtgtgtgtgtgtgtgtgtgtgtgtgtgtgtgtgtatgtgtgtttgtgcatgcgtgtatatTAAAGAGTgtcacgtgcgtgtgtgtgtgtgtgtgtgtgtgtatgtgtgtttgtgcatgcgtgtatatTAAAGAGTGtcacgtgcgtgtgtggttgtgtgtgtgtgtgtgtgtgtatgtgtgtctgtgcatgcgtgtatattaaagagtgtgtgtgtgtgtgtgtgtgtgtgtgtgtgtgtgtgtgtgtgtgtatgtgtgtctgtgcatgcgtgtatattaaagagtgtgtgtgtgtgtgtgtgtgtgtgtgtgtgtgtgtgtgtgtgtatattaaagAGTGTCACGTGCGTGTGGCATGTTTGGTGTTAGGTGAAGCAAATCACTCATGAAAACAATTATTGGAGATGACTTCTAGAATGACTCATAGAACATAAACCTAAGACATACATCTTGAATAGTATAAAACAGAAGAGTATTATGACTGAAACTTACATAGTTGTAGTCGGTGTGTCAAATGTGGATTATTCAGGGCTGCGTTGCGATACCCGCGGACAGAAGCTCCCGGGTGCTCTGGGTCTGAAATGAAACTGATCACTTTGTTGTTGACAGGTACATTGATAAAGATCCTGATTGAGTGGTGCAGGGTTTCCCAGATATCTGGTCTCTTGTACCAGGGAACCTCCTCTCTCCGGTCTTGCTCAGGTGTGCTGATGTTGTAACCACTCTTGACGTACTCAACTGCCTTCGATATTTTTTTCAGGTATGGCTCCTCATTACTCAGAGAGGTGAAGCTGAACACAACGGCATCTTTGACATCTACGTCAATGAGGAAAGAGTCAAGTTCAGGTCCTTGAGGTTTAATCTTAATATGATAATAATATCGTAATTTGTTTATGATCTTTGTGACAACGTTGATCTCAGACTCCTTTCCATCCAGCCACTGCTCCATTTCTTTCCCACTGAAGCCAGATGCATCCTGGGACTTCAGAAGGTCTCTCAGGGCTGTTTCTTCCAGGTCACCTCCTCTGATTGCTGGGATCAGGTCTGACAATTTCCGCAGAAACTCAGTGGTGAAAACCCTCAGCCTGCTTTGGAACTCCTCCAGTTTATGGACGATTTCTTCAGCCTTGATCTCTGTGCTACTCTTCAGCAGGTCGTTGGTCCTCACCTCAGCCAGGTGTAAATCATCCATCACCTTCTCCACTGCTGACACCAGTGTCTCTGAGATCAATCTCTTCAGCTTGGACTCAGTGTTAGTAAGCTTGCTCAGTGGATACAACCAGACCTTCACAGGCACAGCCTTCTCTCCTTTATCCCCCAGCAGACTGGGCAGCATTTTGTACACATCTATAGCCTCCAAAAATGTAGATGGGAGTTCTTTCAGTTGAATGTCACCATAGAATTTGCACCTGAAGTTCTGCACCATTCGACTGTCATCATCATTCATCTTTAGGCTTCCTTGCCCTTCGATTGAAAATGATGGTATCTTTTTGATCATCAAATCTAGGTTTCCCTCGATTTCCTCCCTTCTTGAATTATCGCTGGCTGTTTCTTGGAATTCCATGAGTGCATCAGCCCCATAGAGCACCCCACTCACAACATGTGTAGCATCTGTCTTGTCAAAGACCTCAGGATTTGGAGTCCCTAGTTCAGATATCATGAGCTCTTTGAACTCAGTGGTTACATGGTATTTCAATGTGACACTGCACTGACGACTGGAGGAGGTCCTCTGCTTGAGATAACTCGCAGAACCTCCCACCGTCAACAGCCCACCAAGGAAACTGGCCTTCAATGAGGCACTCACGTCCAACAGACTGGTCTTCTCACTGAGGGACTTAGACGCTCCCACCTGGAAGCTTGTGGTGGGCCGTGGACTGACAAGTGTTTTGCTGTTGAAGTCCTCAGTCTTCCAGAGGCTGATTCCTGAAATGAAAGGTAGGAGACCAGTGGCATTACCAACACTGGCATGGCCATGGCActaatacagtaatacagtacagacactggcatggccatggcacttatacagtaatacagtacTGACACTGGCATGGCCATGGCACTAATACCAATACAGTGCATTAATAGTAAAGATAAAGAGATCAGTTAgtgagtgagataaagagatgagagagataaagagatgagtGAAATAGAGATAAGTTCTGTTTGCACATGGCTTTACTCTGCTGTACCTGGTATGAGTCGGTCGTTCCGGGCGTCGTAGAGCGTGCCCAGATCCAGGGGTCGGCTGAAGGCGCTGGTCACCAGCACGGAGTCTCTTACAGCTGgaacagaaatagaaaataaaccATTTGGATATCAATGAAAAACCCACTACTGCTGaatcaaaatgaatgaatgattcctACTGCTGAATCAACATGAATGACTCCTACTGCTGAATCAACATAAATGAATGACTCCTACTGCTGaatcaacatgaatgaatgattccTACTGCTGAATCAACATGAATAAATGATTTCTACTGCTGTATCAACATGAATAAATGATTCCTACTGCTGAaccaacatgaatgaatgactccTACTGCTGAttcaacatgaatgaatgattcctactgctgaatcaacatgaatgaatgactccTACTGCTGAATCAGCATGAATGATTCCTCCTGCTGAATCAACATGAATCACTCTTACTGCTGaatcaacatgaatgaatgattccTACTGCTGAaccaacatgaatgaatgactcctactgctgaatcaacatgaatgaatgattcctactgctgaatcaacatgaatgaatgactcctactgctgaatcaacatgaatgaatgattccTACTGCTGAATCAACATGAATGATTCCTACTGCTGAATCAACATGAATGACTCTTACTGCTGAATCAACATGAATGACTGATTCCTACTGCTGAACCAACATGAATGTATGACTCTTACTGCTGaatcaacatgaatgaatgattccTACTGCTGAATCAACATGAATCACTCTTACTGCTGaatcaacatgaatgaatgattccTACTGCTGAaccaacatgaatgaatgactcctactgctgaatcaacatgaatgaatgattccTACTGCTGAaccaacatgaatgaatgactcctactgctgaatcaacatgaatgaatgattccTACTGCTGAATCAACATGAATAAATGATTCATACTGCTGTATCAACATGAATAAATGATTCCTACTGCTGAaccaacatgaatgaatgactccTACTGCTGAttcaacatgaatgaatgattcctactgctgaatcaacatgaatgaatgactccTACTGCTGAATCAGCATGAATGATTCCTACTGCTGaatcaacatgaatgaatgattccTCCTGCTGAATCAACATGAATGACTCTTACTGCTGGATCAACATGAATGTATGACTCTAACTGCTGaatcaacatgaatgaatgattccTCCTGCTGAATCAACATGAATCACTCTTACTGCTGaatcaacatgaatgaatgactcaTACTGCTGAATCAACATGAATTAATGACTATTATTGCTTAATTGACATGAATGAATCACTCCTACTGCTGATTcaatatgaatgaatgactccTACTGCTGAATCAACATGAATGACTCCTACTGCTGAATCAACATGAATCACTCTTACTGCTGAATCAACATGAATGATTCCTACTGCTGAATCAACATGAATTATTCCTACTGCTGAATCAACATGAATGACTCTTACTGCTGAATCAACATGAATGACTCTTACTGCTGaatcaacatgaatgaatgactccTACTGCTGAATAATTAagtataattaagacctttgtcaggtttttaatggcacacatgacacactggaacacacacgtgcata contains the following coding sequences:
- the LOC105892804 gene encoding stonustoxin subunit beta-like produces the protein MGPAWAFSVSWIRCPQRVFLSLHFCLLLSSMAFKVSYGQAVRDSVLVTSAFSRPLDLGTLYDARNDRLIPGISLWKTEDFNSKTLVSPRPTTSFQVGASKSLSEKTSLLDVSASLKASFLGGLLTVGGSASYLKQRTSSSRQCSVTLKYHVTTEFKELMISELGTPNPEVFDKTDATHVVSGVLYGADALMEFQETASDNSRREEIEGNLDLMIKKIPSFSIEGQGSLKMNDDDSRMVQNFRCKFYGDIQLKELPSTFLEAIDVYKMLPSLLGDKGEKAVPVKVWLYPLSKLTNTESKLKRLISETLVSAVEKVMDDLHLAEVRTNDLLKSSTEIKAEEIVHKLEEFQSRLRVFTTEFLRKLSDLIPAIRGGDLEETALRDLLKSQDASGFSGKEMEQWLDGKESEINVVTKIINKLRYYYHIKIKPQGPELDSFLIDVDVKDAVVFSFTSLSNEEPYLKKISKAVEYVKSGYNISTPEQDRREEVPWYKRPDIWETLHHSIRIFINVPVNNKVISFISDPEHPGASVRGYRNAALNNPHLTHRLQLWDCKLTLDPNTAHKRLLLSEGNRTVTSVQDEQPYPDHPDRFVHWHNVLSREPLVGRCYWEFELGRRGARMGVAYQSIKRKGYIYSSLMGQGVDSWCLYNYLTHYNAYHNGHRRPVHSPTSGSKRVGVLLDRKACTLSFYSVYSDTLTHLYTFYTRFTDEPLYAAFMVHADSSVTMH